The following coding sequences lie in one Halarcobacter mediterraneus genomic window:
- a CDS encoding sodium:solute symporter family protein, translating into MELQSLIYLFVGISFAIYIGIALWAKAGSTKDFYVAGGGVHPVANGMATAADWMSAASFISMAGIIAFKGSDASAYLMGWTGGYVLLAMLLAPYLRKFGKFTVPDFVGDRYYSNIARTVAVVAVIFVSFTYVAGQMRGVGIVFSRFLQVDVNTGVLIGMGIVFIYSVLGGMKGITYTQVAQYIVMIFAYLIPAIFLSLQVTDTFLPQLALFGQTTFEFHDGVKTIPEGTYLLHALDTAITDLGFKAYTEPGNLWNMFMLTTALMLGTAGLPHVIVRFFTVPTVRDARISAGWALLFIAIMYTTASSVAAIGRLNLIKNVQNVEYKAFVNGELKHADGTPNNGSWFTTWEQGGLLAWADRNGDGKIQYAPDAAFEGPKGKPAFDGEKIGEHGERVTTNAIPSQNTGKIENELYVDRDIMVLANPEIANLPNWVIAFIAAGGLAAALSTAAGLLLVIASAISHDLMGQVIFRDPETGKSKLNEKTELMWARISAVVAICVAGYLGINPPGFVAQVVAFAFGLAAAAFFPTIILGVFDKRMNKEGAIAGILTGLFFTFGYIIYFVFLGGKPEDYFLGIAPTGIGTIGTLLHLIVAFVVSRMTPEPPQEVQELVESIRLPNNVGAAHDH; encoded by the coding sequence ATGGAATTACAATCATTAATTTACCTATTTGTAGGTATTTCATTTGCAATTTATATTGGTATTGCACTTTGGGCAAAAGCAGGTTCTACTAAAGATTTCTATGTTGCTGGTGGTGGTGTTCACCCTGTAGCAAATGGTATGGCAACTGCTGCAGACTGGATGTCAGCTGCTTCATTTATTTCAATGGCAGGTATTATTGCATTTAAAGGTTCTGATGCAAGTGCTTATTTAATGGGTTGGACAGGTGGATATGTTCTACTTGCTATGTTACTAGCACCTTATTTAAGAAAATTTGGTAAATTTACTGTTCCTGATTTTGTAGGGGATAGATATTACTCAAATATTGCAAGAACAGTTGCTGTTGTTGCTGTAATTTTCGTTTCATTTACATATGTTGCAGGACAAATGAGAGGTGTTGGTATTGTATTCTCAAGATTCTTACAAGTTGATGTAAATACAGGTGTTCTTATTGGTATGGGTATTGTATTTATTTACTCTGTACTTGGGGGGATGAAAGGTATTACGTATACACAAGTTGCACAGTATATTGTTATGATTTTTGCATATTTAATTCCTGCAATTTTCTTATCATTACAAGTTACTGATACATTTTTACCACAATTAGCATTATTTGGTCAAACTACATTTGAATTCCATGATGGAGTAAAAACGATTCCTGAAGGAACCTATTTACTGCATGCGCTTGATACAGCCATTACAGATTTAGGATTCAAAGCATATACTGAACCAGGTAATTTATGGAATATGTTTATGTTAACTACAGCTTTAATGCTTGGTACTGCTGGTCTTCCACACGTTATTGTTAGATTCTTTACAGTTCCAACTGTTAGAGATGCTAGAATTTCTGCTGGATGGGCATTATTATTCATTGCTATTATGTATACAACTGCTTCTTCAGTTGCTGCAATTGGTAGATTAAACTTAATTAAAAATGTTCAAAATGTTGAATATAAAGCCTTTGTAAATGGTGAATTAAAACATGCTGATGGTACTCCAAACAATGGTTCTTGGTTTACTACTTGGGAACAAGGTGGATTATTAGCTTGGGCAGATAGAAATGGTGATGGAAAAATTCAATATGCTCCTGATGCAGCATTTGAAGGACCTAAAGGTAAACCTGCATTTGATGGTGAAAAAATTGGTGAGCATGGAGAAAGAGTTACTACTAATGCTATACCAAGTCAAAATACAGGTAAAATTGAAAATGAGTTATATGTTGATAGAGATATTATGGTACTTGCTAACCCAGAGATTGCTAACTTACCAAATTGGGTAATTGCATTCATCGCAGCAGGGGGTCTTGCAGCAGCATTATCTACAGCAGCAGGTTTATTACTTGTAATTGCTTCAGCTATTTCACATGACCTTATGGGACAAGTAATATTTAGAGATCCAGAAACTGGAAAATCTAAATTAAATGAAAAAACAGAATTAATGTGGGCAAGAATCTCAGCAGTTGTTGCAATATGTGTTGCTGGATATCTAGGAATTAACCCTCCAGGATTTGTTGCACAAGTTGTTGCTTTTGCATTCGGTTTAGCAGCAGCGGCATTCTTCCCAACAATTATTCTTGGTGTATTTGATAAAAGAATGAATAAAGAAGGTGCAATTGCTGGTATTTTAACTGGTTTATTCTTCACATTCGGATATATCATTTACTTTGTATTCCTAGGTGGAAAACCTGAAGATTATTTCTTAGGAATTGCTCCTACAGGAATTGGTACAATAGGTACACTTTTACACTTAATTGTAGCATTTGTTGTATCTAGAATGACTCCTGAACCACCTCAAGAAGTTCAAGAGTTAGTTGAGTCAATCAGACTTCCAAATAATGTTGGAGCGGCTCACGACCACTAA
- a CDS encoding response regulator transcription factor: protein MKILLLEDELMLNNTISEYLKDIGHMVESFTDGEEVIEHVDSSYDLLILDINVPKKNGFQILEELNNQKIYIPTIYISALLDIEDITKAYDLGCREYIKKPFHLEELGIKINQILKKDQSNTSHIRFSENYSYSKSEKTLYFNSEPQTLTKKQLDIIHILALNINMIVDFERFRIDIWGGENIDNPTIRAEISRLKKALKEDFIKNIRGLGYKIDRFYSV from the coding sequence ATGAAAATACTACTACTTGAAGATGAACTAATGTTAAATAATACAATATCTGAATATTTAAAGGATATTGGTCATATGGTTGAAAGTTTTACTGATGGTGAAGAAGTAATTGAACATGTAGATTCTTCTTATGATTTATTAATCTTAGATATTAATGTACCTAAAAAGAATGGTTTTCAAATATTAGAAGAATTGAATAATCAAAAAATCTATATTCCTACAATTTATATATCTGCTCTTTTAGATATAGAAGATATTACAAAAGCATATGATTTAGGTTGTAGAGAATATATAAAGAAACCTTTTCATTTAGAAGAGTTAGGAATAAAAATAAATCAAATCTTAAAAAAAGACCAAAGTAACACTTCTCATATAAGATTTTCAGAGAATTATTCTTACTCTAAGAGTGAAAAAACTCTATATTTTAACTCTGAACCACAAACTTTAACTAAAAAACAATTGGATATTATCCATATTTTAGCCCTTAATATTAATATGATTGTTGACTTTGAAAGATTTAGAATTGACATCTGGGGAGGGGAAAATATTGATAATCCTACAATAAGAGCAGAAATATCAAGACTTAAAAAAGCTCTAAAAGAGGATTTTATTAAAAATATTAGAGGTTTAGGCTACAAAATCGATAGATTTTATTCAGTTTAG
- a CDS encoding DUF4212 domain-containing protein → MSPEKAQAYWKENISTILKLLVVWFIVSFGCGILFINELNTIEISGVKLGFWFAQQGSIYVFVILIFVYVAKMTAIDEKYDVHE, encoded by the coding sequence ATGAGTCCAGAAAAAGCTCAAGCTTATTGGAAAGAAAATATTTCTACTATTCTTAAATTATTAGTAGTTTGGTTTATCGTTTCTTTCGGTTGTGGAATTTTATTCATAAATGAACTTAATACTATTGAAATTAGTGGTGTTAAATTAGGATTCTGGTTTGCCCAACAAGGGTCAATATATGTTTTCGTAATTTTAATTTTTGTATATGTTGCAAAAATGACAGCAATTGACGAAAAATATGATGTACACGAATAG